The genome window CGCTGATCCTGCTGTTCTTCCTGGTCAAGGACGGCGATCGCATCTATGCCTGGATCCTTGCGCGCACACCGGACGACCACACCGACACGATGCGGGGCGTGGTCGCGCGCGCCTGGGACGCCATGGCCGGCTACGTGCGTGGCACGGCGCTGGTCGCGCTCATCGACGCCGCCGGCATCGCGATCGGGCTGGCGATCGTCGGGGTCCCACTGGTGCTACCGCTCGCCCTGCTGGTCTTCGTCGGCGCGTTCGTGCCCATCATCGGGGCGTTCGTGTCGGGCCTGGTGGCGGTGATGGTCGCGCTGGCCGACGGTGGCGCCGGGACGGCGTTGATCGTGCTCGCCATCGTCGTGGTCGTCCAGCAGGTCGAGTCGGACGTGTTGCAGCCGCTGATCATGCGTCGGGTCGTCGCCGTGCCGCTGCACCCGATGGTGGTCCTGGCCGTCCTGGTCGCGGGGACCGTGCTGGTCGGCGTCGTCGGCGCCTTCCTCGCCGTCCCGCTCGCGGCCGTCGCGTCCGCGATCGCCAACGAGTTGCGTCTGCGGGCGCAGACCGGGGTCGGCGGACCGCGACCGCTGGGCGGTCGTCACGGCCACCTCGACGAGGACCCCGCGCCGGTCGTCGTCGGCCCCGAGGCGACGGTGACCGAGGCCTGAGCCGCCCGGGTCAGCGGCGATCGCCGCCGAGACGGTCGTAGAGCGGAAAGGCCTCGAGCCAGCCGTCGGGAGCGCTGGGGCCGCCCTCGAGCACGGCGTGCAGGCGGTGACGCTGTTGGCGCAACCACGCCAGGGCGGCGATCTTCTGGTCGTCGGTGAGCCCGTCGGTCTCGACGACCACGCTCTCGTCACCGCGGAGCAGGAAGTGTTCCCACTTGTTGCGCCGCACCCAGTGGTCGGGATCCTCGAGCAGCCACCGCAGCCGCGCCTGCTGGTCCGGCGTGAGCGTGTCAGGCACGGCCCGACGGGATCCGGGCATGGCGGGCGGCATGGTCGAGGTCACGGAGATGCTGGTCCTGGCGTGTGGGCGGTCCTCATCCTAAGGGGTCGCTCACCGCGTCTCCCAGCCATGGACCTCCACGTGCGCCACGCTGCCGCGGAACCGGCCGCCGTCGGGGCCCAGCGAGGTGAACCACAACAACACGGTGCGTGCCTCGGTTCCTTCGGCGAGCACGATCGTGTCCTGCTCGTCCGCGTCCCCGACGGCCCCGACCTCCTCGCCCCACTCCTCAGGCGGCTGGCCGCCCGAGGGAGGTTCGTCACCGACGTAGACGGTCATGTCGTAGCCCGGGTGGGCCGTGGTGACCACCACGGTGCCGACCTCGCGCCGCTGGCCCAGGTCGAGCCACAATCCCACGCCCTCCTTGAGCCCGCCGAGGGCCGGGTTGTTGTCGTAGCCGACCGTCTGCCAGGCCGTCGCCGGGTCGTCGTCGATGGCGTTGCCGACGAGGTCGGGGTTCTCGCTGCCCCCGCCGAGCGGATCGTGGTCACCGGCGTCCACGACGGTGATGGGCGCCACCTCATCGGGCTCGGGCTCGGCGTCCTCGGTCTGTCCATCGCCCGGTTCCGCCGACTCGTCACCGGGGGTGCCCGGCCACACGAACCACAGCCCGAGCACGAGCACCAGCAGTGCGGCCGCCCACGGCAGCCACGGCCCCCGGGAGGCGCCGCGGTCGTCGGTGCCGTGTGCGGTCGCGCCGGCGGCGCCGGGGGCCGTCGCCATGCTGCCGACGGCCACGGTCGGCTCGCCGCCGTCCTCCGGGCGGGCCCCGCCGGGGCCGGCCCGACCACCGGCGGTCGCGCCGACGGCCCGGTCGGAGGAAGGCCTCGCGGCTGCGGCCGGCGACGACATGGCCGAACTCCCGAGCGGCGGCGTGGCGTCGCTGGGCACGCGCCGCACCCGCCGGATCCGGGCCGCGAGCTCGGTCGCGGCCTGAGGCGCGGCGAGGGGTCCCAGTGCGGCGGCCAGGGCGGCGCCGTCGACATGGCGGTCGTCGGGATCGAGGGCCGTGGCCCGCGCGATCACGTCGTCGAGCGCGACCGGGACACCCGGGGCCACGTCGGACGCGCGCGGCAGGCCGTCCGCGACCAGCCGGCGCGCCGCCACCTCCGAGGCGGTGCCTTCGCCGAACGGCAGCCGGCCGGTCACGGCCTGGTGCAACATCAGCCCGAGCGCGTAGACGTCCGCGCGCGCGTCGATGGCCTGGTCCCGCAGCTGCTCGGGGGCGAGATAGCGCGCCGTCCCGAGGACCTGGCCGGGCGTGGTCAACCTCGAGGTCGCGTCACCGAGGGCGCGTGCGATGCCGAAGTCGGCCACCTTGGCGACCCCGTCACGCGTCACCAGCACGTTGGCCGGCTTCACGTCGCGATGGACCAGGCCGCGACCGTGGGCGCTGCCGAGCGCCCGCGCGAT of Egicoccus sp. AB-alg6-2 contains these proteins:
- a CDS encoding AI-2E family transporter, with amino-acid sequence MTVREQDRVPSWLVTAAAWAWRLLLVALGAAVVVQVAIRLSLVTVPLIVATILATLAAPPARWLMRRGWRPAFAAFAVVFGGVALAVGGLLALVPAFLEQTRELIPTILLAVEDLLEWLQTGPLGFDQQQLQEFGEQALTGAQEQSGGLAMGALLALVTALEFIVALILSLILLFFLVKDGDRIYAWILARTPDDHTDTMRGVVARAWDAMAGYVRGTALVALIDAAGIAIGLAIVGVPLVLPLALLVFVGAFVPIIGAFVSGLVAVMVALADGGAGTALIVLAIVVVVQQVESDVLQPLIMRRVVAVPLHPMVVLAVLVAGTVLVGVVGAFLAVPLAAVASAIANELRLRAQTGVGGPRPLGGRHGHLDEDPAPVVVGPEATVTEA
- a CDS encoding serine/threonine-protein kinase yields the protein LYARTLTGAAPDAASAYGRHRPMAHRAMRAYPTGVTDVDETTTRHRLDDRYVLLDQLGAGGAGVVWRAHDEVLDRTVAVKLLHRELARDEETAARFRAEAAAAAKLTHPHAVIVYDIGHTDGCDYLVMELVEGGTLGDVLDQGRLPPGVAAAVGAQIARALGSAHGRGLVHRDVKPANVLVTRDGVAKVADFGIARALGDATSRLTTPGQVLGTARYLAPEQLRDQAIDARADVYALGLMLHQAVTGRLPFGEGTASEVAARRLVADGLPRASDVAPGVPVALDDVIARATALDPDDRHVDGAALAAALGPLAAPQAATELAARIRRVRRVPSDATPPLGSSAMSSPAAAARPSSDRAVGATAGGRAGPGGARPEDGGEPTVAVGSMATAPGAAGATAHGTDDRGASRGPWLPWAAALLVLVLGLWFVWPGTPGDESAEPGDGQTEDAEPEPDEVAPITVVDAGDHDPLGGGSENPDLVGNAIDDDPATAWQTVGYDNNPALGGLKEGVGLWLDLGQRREVGTVVVTTAHPGYDMTVYVGDEPPSGGQPPEEWGEEVGAVGDADEQDTIVLAEGTEARTVLLWFTSLGPDGGRFRGSVAHVEVHGWETR